One Brassica napus cultivar Da-Ae chromosome C4, Da-Ae, whole genome shotgun sequence genomic region harbors:
- the LOC125585791 gene encoding uncharacterized mitochondrial protein AtMg00310-like: MKVVRTYGKASGQCINFDKSSLLFGKRINAATRQEIKDVLGIHNDGGMGKYLGIPEDISGSKCKLFAFLKENLMHRVNGWTGRWLSKGGKEVMIKSILLALPTYVMSMFLLPLEICENLASAIAQCWWSSNPPKRKIHWAKWEKVCLPKEEGGIGFRLIHKFNLALLAKQLWRLVQYPDSLVARVLRGRYYRMTSTLREISASSPSYVWTSIFAARKFLLLGIIQKIHSGYEVKVWEDPCIPTTPARSATPVAPVMHLNIRVSDLINQESKE, encoded by the coding sequence atgaaagtagtcaggacaTATGGTAAAGCATCTGGCCAATGTATTAACTTTGATAAATcttccttactctttggtaagaggatTAATGCAGCTACTAGGCAAGAGATTAAAGATGTACTTGGAATACATAATGATGGTGGGATGGGAAAGTACTTGGGAATCCCAGAGGATATTAGTGGCTCCAAATGTAAACTCTTTGCATTTCTAAAGGAAAACCTGATGCATAGAGTAAATGGATGGACAGGTAGATGGCTCTCAAAAGGGGGGAAAGAGGTAATGATCAAGTCCATTTTACTTGCTCTTCCGACATACGTTATGTCGATGTTTCTGCTCCCATTAGAGATTTGTGAAAACCTTgctagtgccattgcacaatGTTGGTGGAGTTCGAATccaccaaaaagaaaaatacactGGGCGAAATGGGAAAAGGTCTGTCTACCAAAAGAAGAGGGCGGGATTGGCTTCCGTTTAATTCATAAGTTTAATCTAGCACTATTGGCAAAGCAATTATGGAGATTGGTTCAGTACCCTGATTCACTGGTTGCCAGAGTCCTAAGGGGTAGGTATTATAGAATGACGTCGACATTAAGAGAAATCTCTGCAAGTAGTCCATCATATGTGTGGACAAGCATTTTCGCCGCAAGGAAGTTTTTGCTTCTAGGGATCATACAGAAGATTCATTCTGGTTATGAAGTAaaggtgtgggaggatccgTGCATTCCAACGACACCTGCTAGATCAGCTACACCTGTAGCGCCTGTGATGCACCTGAATATAAGAGTTAGTGACCTCATTAATCAGGAATCGAAAGAATAG